The DNA segment TCTATCTATAATTTTGATGATCTAAATTGCACAAATTAATATTTCAATAATCTATAACCTATTTATCCAAACAATCAATTcatgaaaatatatatttttttttatagtaaaGACATGTCATATTGATAATGTAAAAACTGGCTACTAAACGCTATAAAGattttatggttttttttttttttgtccaaaGGCAAATGATATTAAAGCCCCTAAGGGGGTAAAGCATAAGATACAAAAATAAGTTGAGCTAAAGGGTTACATGAGAAAGAAGGGTCCCTTAAAGCTTTTGATACCAGGCTATGGGCTGCTTGGTTACACTCTCTTCTAACAAATGAGAAATCAACATGGGGGAACATTTTTGAGAGATGACGAATGTCATGTAGAATTCCCTGAATTTCAACTACAGTTGTACTCCCTTGGATGGCTCGAATGAGAACTTGGGAATCTCCTTCTATGATAACATTAGAGAAACCTTTAGCTTTGGCTAGGATAAGTGCTTCTCGACAAGCTAGAGATTCCAAGATCAGAGGATTTGAAATTCCTACTATCCTTCTACAAGCCCATCCACATGGTAAGCTATGGTGGTCACTAGCAAAGGTTGCAATTGATCCATATTGTTGATGCTTGTTAGTGGCTGCactgaaattgattttgatgacaCCCATCGGTGGAGGAATAAGGGCACTTTGAACTGTAGAGGATGATGTTTGCGGGTTCTGGTTGATAACTTGGGTTGTATAGTAATCATCATGGTGATTGATTGTTGTATTGACAACCTCCTGAAATTCAATGTGTTGCTTTCTAAACACCCAACAGTTCCTTCGCTTCCATATGTGCCACATTAGAAAGATGAAGAGGTGTATCGAGTCTTTCTCATGAGCTACAGATGCAAAATGTGTATGAATCTCAGCCCAAATATCCATTGGTCTTCTGGCTGTGAGAAGAGTTGATCTAAGGCGGATAGGGGAATTAATCCAAACCTCTGCTGATTTTGGACAGCCAAAAAACAAGTGCTAGGAATTTTCCACATCACCACAAAAGTCACAATCATTAGAAATTTATGGAAATCTTCTATAAAGCAGGTCCTTCGAGGGGAGTCTGTCTTTTAGAAAGCGCCAAAGAAAATGAGCTAACTTGTTTGGAATATTCAAATTCCAAATTCTCTTCCAAAAGATTGAGAGGTTGGAAGCTGAGCTTGGACCAGGATCTACAGAATTCATTCCCTGATTCGAGTTTAGAACTTCCCTAGCTAGGTAGTAACCAGATTTGACAACATATTCACCATGCTTTGTAAACTGCCATATTACTTTATCCTCTTTTTGGAAGAGCGGAATTGGAATGGATAAAATACTATGCACCTCTTCATCTTCAAAGTTGGCTTTCAACCTAGATATATTCCATGCTGGATGATCCTAACACAAAAGTTGCGACACTAGAATAATGTGTGCTTCATGGCTAATTTTTGCTTTAGGCGAATGAGGGAAGGACTTCGGAACCCAAACATGTGACTTACATAGAATAGTGCTTCCATCTCCAAATTGTTTTCTTATACC comes from the Hevea brasiliensis isolate MT/VB/25A 57/8 chromosome 5, ASM3005281v1, whole genome shotgun sequence genome and includes:
- the LOC131180067 gene encoding uncharacterized protein LOC131180067, producing the protein MDIWAEIHTHFASVAHEKDSIHLFIFLMWHIWKRRNCWVFRKQHIEFQEVVNTTINHHDDYYTTQVINQNPQTSSSTVQSALIPPPMGVIKINFSAATNKHQQYGSIATFASDHHSLPCGWACRRIVGISNPLILESLACREALILAKAKGFSNVIIEGDSQVLIRAIQGSTTVVEIQGILHDIRHLSKMFPHVDFSFVRRECNQAAHSLVSKALRDPSFSCNPLAQLIFVSYALPP